CGGCGAACAGCGCGGCGCTGACGTCTGTCTGGGCGTGCGCGGCGGGGGCGGCGAGCAGGTCGGCGGTCAGGGTCAGCAGGGGGCGGGTCAGCAGGGGGCGGGCGGTGCGGGTACGTGCGTTCATGGGGAACCTCCGGGAGGGGGACGGGGGGGCGGGCAGCGTGTGGCGGGTGCGGGCGTTATTCCTTGACGCCGCCGCTGAGGGTGCCGGACGTGAAGTACCGCTGAATCCAGGGGTAGATCAGCAGCATGGGAATGGTGGTCAGGACGACGGCCGCCATCTTCAGGCCCTCGGGCGGGGCGGTGGTGGTCGCGGCCGACTCGACGTAATCGGCGGAGTTCAGGCCGGTCAGGATGTCGCGCAGCACGACCGGGAGCGGCATCATGTCCCGGTTGGACAGGAACAGGATCGGTTCGAAGAACGAGTTCCACTGCGTGACGGCGTAGAACAGCCCGATGGTCAGCAGGATCGGCCGGGAGAGCGGCAGGACGATGTGCCACAGCACCTGCAGTTCGCTGGCGCCGTCGATCTTGGCGGCTTCCTCTAGGCTGTCGGGCAGGTTCTGGAAGAAGTTCTTCATGACGAACAGGTTGTACACGCTGACCGCGCCGTGCAGCAGCAGCGCCCAGTAGGTGTTCAGCAGGTGCAGGTCGCGCACCACCAGGTACAGCGGGATCAGTCCGGCGTTGAACAGGAACGTGAACAGGATCACGCCGGTCAGGAACTTGCGGCCCGGCAGGTCCGGGCGCGACAGCGGGTAGGCGGTGCAGACGGTCAGGATCATGCTGATCAGCACGCCGCTGACGGTGATCAGCACGCTGTTCAGTCCGGCGCGCAGGATGGCGGGCTGCTTGAGCAGTTCGGCGTAGGCGTTGAACGACCAGTCCCAGGCGGGCAGCAGCAGGCTGGCGCTGCGGCCCAGCGGCGTGACCGAGACGGTCACCACGTACAGCAGCGGGATCAGGGTGACGGCCAGCACGGTCAGCAGGAAGATGTTGACCAGCAGGTCGAAGCGGCGGTCGTCGGGGGTTCGCAGGCGTCGGGTCATGGGGGCTCCCTCGGGTCGGGTGTGGGGGGATTCGGGACAGGTTTCAGTACAGGCCC
This Deinococcus seoulensis DNA region includes the following protein-coding sequences:
- a CDS encoding carbohydrate ABC transporter permease, with protein sequence MTRRLRTPDDRRFDLLVNIFLLTVLAVTLIPLLYVVTVSVTPLGRSASLLLPAWDWSFNAYAELLKQPAILRAGLNSVLITVSGVLISMILTVCTAYPLSRPDLPGRKFLTGVILFTFLFNAGLIPLYLVVRDLHLLNTYWALLLHGAVSVYNLFVMKNFFQNLPDSLEEAAKIDGASELQVLWHIVLPLSRPILLTIGLFYAVTQWNSFFEPILFLSNRDMMPLPVVLRDILTGLNSADYVESAATTTAPPEGLKMAAVVLTTIPMLLIYPWIQRYFTSGTLSGGVKE